One genomic segment of Chroogloeocystis siderophila 5.2 s.c.1 includes these proteins:
- a CDS encoding cytochrome c oxidase subunit II has protein sequence MNIPSSIWTLLVGIVVTIVSLWYGQNHGLLPTPASDEAELVDGLFNAMLTISTGLFLIVEGALIYSAIRYRRRPGDDSDGSPIFGNIPLEILWTAVPAIIVIGIAIYSFDVYNSIGGFSPHSVHDAPIEEQAVRMPGAAIAATLSDTSPNTDSNLNQEKSDAAMQDPATAAVRNADQIPQRQNAPGVGVVSPTIGASPDKEGTPPALTVNVTGLQYAWIFTYPDTGITTGELHVPVGREVQISMTANDVIHAFWVPELRLKQDAIPGRQSEIRFTPKTVGEYKLICAELCGPYHGAMNTQFVIETPEAFEQWQKEQQVASLDLQQLVAVNSADLSPAEFLAPYVSDLGIQPEMLHQVHHTHH, from the coding sequence GTGAACATTCCATCCTCGATCTGGACATTACTCGTTGGTATCGTCGTCACCATAGTCAGCCTTTGGTACGGTCAGAATCATGGTCTACTGCCAACCCCAGCATCAGACGAAGCTGAGTTAGTAGATGGGCTATTCAATGCGATGTTGACCATCTCCACAGGTTTGTTTCTAATTGTGGAAGGTGCCTTAATCTACTCTGCGATTCGCTATCGTCGTCGTCCTGGTGACGATTCTGATGGATCACCCATTTTCGGCAATATTCCACTAGAAATCTTATGGACGGCAGTACCGGCTATTATTGTTATCGGAATTGCAATTTACAGCTTTGATGTCTATAACTCGATTGGGGGGTTTAGTCCGCATAGCGTTCATGATGCCCCAATTGAAGAACAAGCTGTGAGAATGCCAGGAGCCGCGATCGCTGCAACGCTGAGCGATACATCGCCAAACACAGATTCTAACCTCAACCAGGAAAAATCTGATGCGGCAATGCAAGACCCAGCAACCGCAGCAGTTCGCAACGCTGACCAAATTCCTCAAAGACAAAATGCGCCTGGCGTTGGGGTTGTTTCTCCTACAATTGGTGCAAGCCCTGATAAAGAAGGAACACCTCCAGCACTGACGGTTAACGTTACAGGATTGCAGTACGCGTGGATCTTTACCTATCCCGATACAGGAATTACTACAGGCGAATTACATGTTCCTGTAGGGCGCGAAGTTCAAATCAGCATGACAGCAAACGATGTAATCCACGCTTTTTGGGTTCCAGAATTACGCCTAAAGCAAGATGCGATTCCTGGGAGACAGTCAGAAATTCGCTTTACCCCAAAAACTGTCGGTGAGTATAAGCTAATCTGTGCTGAACTTTGCGGTCCATATCACGGTGCAATGAATACACAATTTGTCATTGAGACACCAGAAGCATTTGAGCAGTGGCAAAAAGAACAGCAAGTCGCCAGTCTCGATTTGCAGCAGCTAGTTGCAGTTAATTCAGCAGATTTATCTCCCGCAGAATTTTTAGCTCCTTACGTTAGTGATTTGGGCATTCAACCAGAAATGCTCCACCAAGTCCATCACACTCACCATTAA
- a CDS encoding COX15/CtaA family protein: protein MTESVLHQQTVTGGEQSQPKERIRRLVWKIAIATLILMAIGSATRVMNAGLACPDWPLCYGELVPTKQMNFQVFLEWFHRLDAAMVGLGAIALASLSWWNRHALPQWLPWAATFALGLVVLQGVLGGLTVTELLRFDIVTAHLGTALLFFVTLLVIGSALVRYQGTGTAGNLPWIGLIAAITVYLQSLMGALVASRWALHQCFAGNALCSVMYSHIGGVIPSTLAIIAVVFFAWRTPALHPALRQLANMAGGLLFLQILLGIATFRLHLQVEPLTVAHQVVGAVLLGSLVVFTVLGLRDRATSSIAIPTTEPSNL from the coding sequence ATGACCGAATCCGTCCTGCATCAACAAACTGTAACGGGTGGTGAGCAGTCGCAGCCAAAAGAACGAATCCGGCGGCTCGTATGGAAAATTGCGATCGCGACCTTAATTTTGATGGCAATTGGTAGTGCCACCCGCGTAATGAATGCTGGGCTTGCTTGTCCCGATTGGCCTTTGTGCTACGGCGAGCTTGTCCCGACAAAACAAATGAATTTCCAAGTCTTTCTGGAGTGGTTTCATCGTTTGGACGCAGCCATGGTAGGTTTGGGTGCGATCGCCCTCGCGAGTTTGTCGTGGTGGAACCGCCATGCATTACCGCAGTGGCTTCCTTGGGCAGCAACATTTGCGCTTGGTTTAGTTGTCTTGCAAGGCGTTCTTGGCGGACTGACTGTCACCGAACTATTGCGATTTGATATTGTCACAGCGCACTTAGGTACGGCACTGTTGTTTTTTGTCACGCTACTGGTGATCGGCAGCGCACTCGTTCGCTATCAAGGTACTGGTACAGCAGGAAACTTGCCTTGGATAGGTTTGATTGCTGCAATTACCGTTTATCTACAAAGCTTGATGGGCGCATTAGTCGCATCGCGCTGGGCGCTGCATCAGTGTTTTGCGGGTAATGCCTTGTGTAGCGTCATGTATAGTCATATCGGTGGTGTTATTCCGTCCACACTAGCAATTATTGCGGTTGTCTTTTTCGCGTGGCGAACTCCGGCATTGCACCCAGCTTTACGGCAACTTGCTAATATGGCAGGTGGCTTGCTCTTTTTACAAATCTTACTCGGGATAGCGACCTTCCGCTTGCACCTGCAAGTCGAGCCACTCACAGTAGCGCACCAAGTTGTCGGTGCTGTTTTGCTGGGATCGCTCGTTGTTTTTACCGTACTGGGCTTACGCGATCGCGCAACAAGCAGTATTGCCATACCCACGACTGAACCATCAAATTTATAA
- a CDS encoding heme o synthase, which translates to MIETSVSRHHQNFFQVIQSYYQLTKPRIIPLLLITTAASMWIASQGKVDPVLLVATLSGGTFAAGAAQTINCIYDRDIDYDMERTRHRPLPSGRVQPRDALIFAIALAVISFTLLAVFANLLSALLAMSGIVFYVGIYTHLLKRHTTQNIVIGGAAGAIPALVGWAAATGSLGLPAWVIFAIVFLWTPPHFWALALMIRDDYAKVGVPMLPVIAGDTATTRQIWLYTLILIPTTLLLVYPLHVSGIVYAGIALVLGSIFIKKAWALLHDSSNQQQARSLFLYSILYMMLLCAGMVIDSLPITHQVTTTVMAFSGQ; encoded by the coding sequence ATGATTGAGACGAGTGTCTCGCGCCATCATCAAAACTTTTTTCAAGTTATTCAAAGCTACTACCAGCTAACGAAGCCAAGAATTATTCCACTTTTACTCATTACAACGGCTGCGAGTATGTGGATTGCATCCCAGGGAAAAGTAGACCCTGTACTGCTCGTGGCAACCTTAAGCGGTGGAACTTTCGCAGCTGGCGCAGCACAAACAATTAACTGCATCTACGATCGCGACATTGATTATGATATGGAGCGCACTCGCCACCGTCCCCTACCATCAGGACGAGTTCAACCACGCGATGCCCTGATTTTTGCGATCGCCCTAGCAGTGATTTCTTTTACTTTACTTGCCGTATTTGCCAACTTACTCAGCGCGTTGTTAGCCATGTCGGGCATTGTCTTCTATGTCGGCATCTACACCCACTTGCTCAAACGCCATACGACACAAAATATCGTGATTGGTGGTGCAGCAGGAGCAATTCCCGCGCTCGTCGGTTGGGCAGCAGCTACTGGTTCGCTCGGCTTACCTGCTTGGGTAATCTTTGCGATCGTGTTTTTGTGGACTCCACCACACTTTTGGGCGCTAGCACTCATGATCCGCGATGACTATGCCAAAGTTGGAGTGCCTATGTTACCTGTAATTGCGGGCGATACAGCAACAACTCGGCAAATTTGGTTATATACGCTGATATTGATTCCTACTACGCTACTCCTTGTTTATCCGTTGCACGTATCAGGGATTGTCTACGCCGGTATCGCGTTGGTGTTGGGGAGTATCTTTATTAAAAAAGCTTGGGCATTACTCCACGATTCGAGCAACCAACAACAAGCGCGATCGCTGTTTCTCTACTCGATTCTTTATATGATGCTACTGTGTGCGGGTATGGTGATCGATAGTTTGCCAATTACGCATCAAGTGACGACCACTGTAATGGCTTTTAGCGGACAATAG
- a CDS encoding ABC transporter ATP-binding protein, which produces MAPAVLIENLKKRYGSTEAVKDISFQVEPGEIFGILGPNGAGKTTTLRVLCTLAKPDAGHIAVSGISVVDSPREARKKLGYVAQEVALDKMLTGRELLQLQAALYHLPKTAAKERIETVINLLGLEEWADKRTGTYSGGIRKRLDLAAGLLHAPDVLILDEPTAGLDIESRFVVWNFLRRIREAGTTVLITSHYLEEIDALADRVAIIDRGKVIAVGTPSELKDRVGGDRITLRIREFSPEEEASKAKNLLENLPFVQEVIINSAQGNSLNLVVTPQNNALSAVQQSLNSAGLPIFGIAQSRPSLDDVYLAATGRTLMDAELAAVGSRDPKAERKQNMR; this is translated from the coding sequence ATGGCTCCTGCGGTTTTAATCGAAAATTTAAAGAAACGCTACGGCTCAACCGAAGCTGTTAAAGATATCTCCTTTCAAGTTGAACCAGGAGAAATCTTTGGAATCTTAGGTCCCAATGGCGCAGGAAAAACAACAACGCTACGCGTTTTATGTACGCTTGCGAAACCGGATGCAGGGCACATTGCTGTATCAGGAATCTCAGTTGTAGACTCTCCTAGAGAAGCTAGAAAAAAATTAGGTTATGTCGCTCAGGAAGTCGCACTAGACAAAATGCTTACCGGACGCGAATTGTTGCAACTACAAGCAGCACTGTATCATTTGCCCAAGACAGCCGCAAAAGAAAGAATTGAAACTGTCATTAATTTACTAGGCTTAGAAGAATGGGCAGATAAGCGCACAGGAACGTATTCAGGAGGCATTCGCAAGCGTTTAGACCTGGCTGCGGGTTTACTTCATGCACCAGATGTCCTTATTCTAGATGAGCCTACAGCAGGACTTGATATCGAAAGTCGGTTTGTCGTTTGGAATTTCTTACGCCGAATTCGCGAAGCAGGAACGACAGTATTAATTACAAGTCATTATTTGGAAGAAATTGACGCTTTAGCAGACCGCGTCGCGATTATTGATCGCGGTAAGGTGATTGCGGTAGGAACGCCTTCAGAATTAAAAGATCGCGTCGGTGGCGATCGTATTACGCTCCGCATTCGCGAGTTTTCTCCAGAAGAAGAAGCGAGTAAAGCAAAAAACTTACTCGAAAACTTGCCGTTTGTGCAAGAAGTGATTATCAATAGCGCCCAAGGTAATTCGCTGAATTTAGTCGTCACGCCACAAAATAATGCCTTAAGCGCCGTTCAGCAATCGCTTAACTCTGCAGGTTTACCCATTTTTGGGATTGCCCAGTCGCGCCCTAGCTTAGATGATGTGTATCTAGCTGCAACGGGAAGAACATTAATGGATGCTGAACTTGCCGCCGTAGGAAGCCGCGATCCTAAGGCAGAACGCAAGCAGAATATGCGATGA